From a single Methylacidiphilum kamchatkense Kam1 genomic region:
- a CDS encoding helix-turn-helix domain-containing protein: MKTYKNHDPNRGKRIKEALSARLCNKQLALAKELGIHECTICRWQQGKSISLKHAALLCEKLDISMDWLILGRGEMNFHHNGKNGYSFQKIDLKEVEEFRKLPEDIYQALMSLLKEISKRL, from the coding sequence ATGAAAACATACAAGAATCATGATCCAAATAGGGGAAAGAGAATCAAAGAAGCATTAAGTGCTCGATTATGTAATAAACAGCTCGCTTTAGCTAAAGAACTAGGAATACACGAATGCACCATATGTCGATGGCAACAGGGAAAAAGTATTTCTTTAAAACATGCTGCACTGTTATGCGAAAAATTAGATATTTCTATGGATTGGTTAATACTTGGCAGAGGAGAAATGAATTTTCACCACAATGGCAAGAACGGTTATAGCTTCCAGAAGATTGACTTAAAGGAGGTAGAGGAGTTTCGCAAATTACCAGAAGACATCTATCAAGCTTTGATGAGCCTGTTAAAAGAAATATCAAAAAGACTATAA